A window of the Campylobacteraceae bacterium genome harbors these coding sequences:
- a CDS encoding S-adenosylmethionine--2-demethylmenaquinone methyltransferase, which produces MHFETADLCDDNQDKKIQILSPKFKNYGGLKKCFGQIITIKLDKSNWRLLEMLRDEDGEGKIVVVDNAEYFYGVVGDKLMAFAKNNNWQAIILNGYVRDTAHTRNIDVALYAIGACPLRNFDKTESSRGDQLSFGGVTFHEGDYLYADCDGVIISKEKLI; this is translated from the coding sequence ATGCACTTCGAAACAGCAGATTTATGTGATGACAATCAAGATAAAAAAATACAAATACTTAGCCCTAAATTCAAAAACTATGGAGGACTTAAAAAGTGTTTTGGTCAAATAATCACTATTAAACTAGATAAAAGTAACTGGCGATTATTAGAAATGCTAAGAGATGAAGACGGTGAAGGAAAAATCGTTGTTGTTGATAATGCAGAATATTTTTATGGAGTTGTTGGTGATAAATTAATGGCTTTTGCAAAAAACAATAACTGGCAAGCGATAATTTTAAACGGTTATGTAAGAGATACTGCACATACTAGAAATATTGATGTAGCATTATATGCAATTGGTGCATGCCCATTAAGAAATTTTGATAAAACAGAATCTTCTAGAGGAGACCAATTAAGTTTTGGGGGTGTTACTTTTCATGAAGGCGATTATTTATATGCGGATTGTGATGGCGTAATTATTTCAAAAGAAAAACTTATTTAA